The following coding sequences lie in one Spinacia oleracea cultivar Varoflay chromosome 1, BTI_SOV_V1, whole genome shotgun sequence genomic window:
- the LOC130466322 gene encoding uncharacterized protein, which translates to MQTVMARIKKTTYSTRLHPRDRALMPPFEGNSSSEPTQDSSFADIFREIDDYADHGEERAASSSERTLGDEARQGVCANPEEVLAPPLAQIRRGVQEEANLLPSKIHPDQGCMRWLDKHDADYRDGLCIGEGYELRVPTDMESTVSLLADGEFPVYAAAIKLGMRFPPHLVLVDVLDGFNIGVA; encoded by the coding sequence ATGCAGACGGTTATGGCAAGAATAAAGAAGACGACTTACTCTACTCGCTTACATCCGCGGGACAGGGCTTTAATGCCTCCTTTCGAAGGTAATTCGTCTAGTGAGCCGACACAGGATAGTAGCTTTGCCGACATCTTTCGAGAGATTGATGATTATGCCGACCATGGAGAAGAAAGGGCGGCTAGTTCTTCTGAGCGAACCCTGGGGGATGAGGCACGCCAAGGAGTTTGCGCTAATCCGGAGGAGGTGTTGGCTCCTCCTCTGGCCCAAATTAGGCGAGGTGTTCAAGAAGAAGCAAACCTTCTTCCCTCGAAAATTCATCCAGATCAGGGATGTATGAGGTGGTTGGATAAGCACGACGCTGACTATCGAGATGGCCTATGCATAGGAGAGGGTTATGAGCTGAGGGTGCCGACGGATATGGAGTCTACCGTTAGTCTTCTGGCGGACGGCGAATTCCCAGTGTATGCCGCCGCCATCAAACTGGGCATGAGGTTCCCTCCTCACCTTGTCCTTGTGGATGTTCTAGACGGttttaacattggggtggccTAG